TCTCAAGAGGCCCTGCACCATTTTGTACTGCCTTCTCCGTAAGTTTTTCTGCCTTGGTCTCATCTCCCTCTATAACTGATAGTGCAAGCGAATGGAAAGGTTCAGAGGCAGGAATGCTGCTGTTTGGATTTGAGAGCGGGAAAACTTCTTCTTCATCATCCTTCTCAGAAAATGCCTCTGCAAGAAGAGTGAAAAACTCTCCTTTATCTTCCTTTAACTTGAGGCCTGCAATATATCCGACTGTAAACGGTTTCATCCTCTAACACCTTCTGATAATCCCCTTAGAAATTCTCTGACAATTGTCTCATCATCTTTTTTAACAGGATACTCCGTCTGCGTCCTCACAAGTGAATGAATGTTTTCAAGCGGTGTTAAAGGCGACAAAGTACATCCGGATGACAAAACATCAATTCCGTCTGCAATTGCCTGCAATACTTCAACCTTTATCTGTTCAGGGTTACCCTGAAGCATTGTTCCAACAGGCGATATATTTCCAATAAGAGAAATATCATCACCGAGTATTTTTTTCGCCTCTAAAACATCCACTTTTTCTTCAAACGAATAAGCATCAAATCCGGAATGCCTGATATAAGGCAGCAACTCCTTTGTATTGCCGCAAATATGAAGAGCAGAAGGTTTTTTAGCCATATTAGCATAGGTTTTGTGAAAGGGCAGGACAAATTCCCTGTACTGCTCACCGCTTAAAAGATCTCCTGATGATGTGGGATCGGATATGCTTATGATATCAGCCCCGTGATCCTCAAATGCACCAATAAGCTCTTTAGTGACACTTCCTGCATAATCCACTGCTTCGAGTGCGTAATCAGGATTTGTCTTAATCCACGGAATGAAATTATTCACTCCAAAGATACTGCCAGCAATTGTGAATCCACCTGTAACTTTGGCATTAATTGGAACTTCGTCTCCTATCTTTTCACTTAGGATTTCAAGAGCTCTTAAAACAACAGGAATTCTTCCCGTCTCAAGTAGATTTTCAGGAACAGCAAACTCATCAGGTGTTTTGAATGCCGGTTTTTTTACTGACGGTGTCCGGTTTAATGTTCCTTTATCTATCTCACATCCGAGAGCCTCAGCTTCAAGTGAAAGGCAGAACGGGACTGTCACAGCCGGAAGTTCTGCCAGCTGCCACGGCATAGCTGCAAGTTTGGCCATAGCCTCAGCTTCAAAATGAGCCTGTGGCCATTCAGTCTTAGACTTTTCCATCATTTCGACAGTTACAGCGACAACAGGCAGCCATAAAGGTACCCTGTCCGTTCTTCCGCCTAATAATCCCGAGATAATTCGTTTTTTAATATTCATAGTGATAGCAGCCTCTTATAGTAAAAACTTGTTCCGTGAAGGACGGCATTTGGATTGTGGCATGTAATTCTGTCTTTGGCAACAAGTGTGGTTACAGGTGCTTCTGAGTATTTTGTGAAAAGCGAATCGTGCCCTACACATAATCCAAGCAGAACATTAAACTCGGTATCTGCCGACGAGAGAATTTTTGCCTGTGCAACAGGATTACATATTGGCTCAAATGTTCCTGGTTTTGCCTTCTCAGAATCCAGGAGACCAATTTTTTCCTTGCCGATTGCTCCGCATTTACAGCATACAGACACTACATCAAATCCGTGAGCAGTAAGAATTTTCTGAAGAATCCTGTCTTCTGCCATAAGGCCGATGCATGTTGCAATCCCTATTTTTTTATATCCCATCTCTTTTGCAAAGTCGATTGTATCCTCAACCCTTGTCCATTTCATATAGCTTCTGCCTTCAGTTTTGGCGGCAGCGACTGCCATTTTTCCGGACTCTGGATCGGTTTGGTAAATCTCATATGCTGAGTTTACCTCTTCCATTTTTGTCTTTCCCGGACAAAATTTAGGCCCTTCTCCTGGATTTTCACTCCAGCAGGCCTGGTTTGGGCAACTGCTGCAGTCAGCTTTTCTTCTTGTCATTACTATCAGAAATTATTTCGGCTATAATTGCTAAAAGTGTAATATTAAAGCAATATTTGCCAGTTTTAGAAATTTTCAGATGATTGCGGCACTCTTTGCCGCAAATTATCTAAGAATAAAATTTCCAGGCAGGAAATAATTCAGTAAATTTAAAAAAAAGGATTATTTATCCAGATTATTGAAATCAGCTTTCATGCTCAGATAATACTCATCATCTGGATATTCTGTCAATATTTCATCCAGTGCCTGCCCATAGAGTGTTACATCAATATGATCATTCATATCAACACCGTTATCCTCAATGTATCCAATGGACTTTAACAGTTCATATGTCGTTAAGACTCCCTGCCTGTTAGGGTCAGGTGAGAGATATGAATGTTCATTAGTCATTGCTTCTTTTAAGATACTCTTATCCACTTTTACATAATTTGAGACATCATCCACAGCTTCATCGGGATTTGTATGGATAAACTTATAAGATCTTATAAGCGATTTTAACATCTTCACATATGAATCCCGGTCTGTATTTATGTTATCAGTCAGAACCGCAATACGGCAGCACGGATGTTTTGGATAATATTCTTCAGAGTATGCAATAACTTTTAATCCCTGACTCTCTGCCATCTCCATATATGGAGTCCAGACAATTCCTGCAT
The genomic region above belongs to Methanomicrobium antiquum and contains:
- a CDS encoding DUF1847 domain-containing protein, whose protein sequence is MTRRKADCSSCPNQACWSENPGEGPKFCPGKTKMEEVNSAYEIYQTDPESGKMAVAAAKTEGRSYMKWTRVEDTIDFAKEMGYKKIGIATCIGLMAEDRILQKILTAHGFDVVSVCCKCGAIGKEKIGLLDSEKAKPGTFEPICNPVAQAKILSSADTEFNVLLGLCVGHDSLFTKYSEAPVTTLVAKDRITCHNPNAVLHGTSFYYKRLLSL
- a CDS encoding MtaA/CmuA family methyltransferase, giving the protein MNIKKRIISGLLGGRTDRVPLWLPVVAVTVEMMEKSKTEWPQAHFEAEAMAKLAAMPWQLAELPAVTVPFCLSLEAEALGCEIDKGTLNRTPSVKKPAFKTPDEFAVPENLLETGRIPVVLRALEILSEKIGDEVPINAKVTGGFTIAGSIFGVNNFIPWIKTNPDYALEAVDYAGSVTKELIGAFEDHGADIISISDPTSSGDLLSGEQYREFVLPFHKTYANMAKKPSALHICGNTKELLPYIRHSGFDAYSFEEKVDVLEAKKILGDDISLIGNISPVGTMLQGNPEQIKVEVLQAIADGIDVLSSGCTLSPLTPLENIHSLVRTQTEYPVKKDDETIVREFLRGLSEGVRG